A region from the Leptolyngbyaceae cyanobacterium genome encodes:
- a CDS encoding EamA family transporter: MAGLLLIAPFFFWGTAMVAMKGVVNETTPLFMAGVRLFPAGVLVLLFAALTGRSQPRSWLAWWWIALFALVDGAMFQGFLAEGLVRTGAGLGSVMIDSQPLAVALLSLWLFQERIGWWGWLGLAIGVIGISSIGLPQEWIFGLLQGKEFTASLDIQNLFQNGEWLMLLAALSMAAGTVIIRIVCRYTDPVVATGWHMILGGLPLFGLSAGLESEQWQHLTASSWVALGYSTIFGSAIAYGLFFYFAKTGSLTSLSSLTFLTPVFALLFGNLFLSEMLQPHQWVGVGLTLVSIYLVNQRDILAKRMQPKVSEAQVNAEKLATEEKKSLLEPCKQELVKVSLPLTESESQIWR; this comes from the coding sequence TTGGCTGGGCTACTCCTAATCGCCCCGTTTTTCTTCTGGGGTACGGCAATGGTAGCGATGAAAGGAGTGGTCAACGAGACGACACCTTTGTTTATGGCTGGAGTGCGGTTGTTCCCGGCTGGAGTTCTGGTATTATTGTTTGCTGCATTAACTGGCAGATCTCAACCCCGTAGTTGGTTAGCTTGGTGGTGGATTGCATTGTTTGCCTTGGTAGACGGGGCAATGTTCCAAGGCTTTTTAGCAGAGGGATTGGTTCGCACTGGTGCTGGTTTGGGCTCGGTGATGATTGACTCTCAACCTTTAGCAGTGGCTTTATTATCCCTATGGCTGTTTCAAGAGAGGATTGGATGGTGGGGATGGCTGGGATTAGCAATTGGTGTAATCGGTATTAGTTCCATCGGTTTACCCCAAGAGTGGATTTTCGGATTGCTCCAAGGTAAGGAATTCACTGCCTCTTTAGACATTCAAAATTTATTTCAAAATGGTGAGTGGCTGATGCTGTTAGCCGCTCTTTCGATGGCAGCGGGAACGGTAATTATTCGGATTGTCTGTCGCTACACCGATCCGGTAGTTGCCACTGGTTGGCACATGATTTTAGGTGGATTACCTTTGTTTGGTCTGTCGGCTGGTTTAGAATCCGAGCAGTGGCAGCATTTAACCGCGTCTAGCTGGGTGGCATTGGGTTATTCGACGATTTTTGGTAGCGCGATCGCCTACGGTTTATTCTTTTACTTCGCCAAAACAGGTAGCTTAACCAGTCTGAGTTCTCTTACCTTCTTAACTCCGGTATTTGCTTTGCTCTTTGGCAATCTCTTCCTCTCGGAAATGCTGCAACCCCATCAATGGGTAGGAGTCGGCCTTACTTTAGTTAGCATCTATTTAGTCAATCAACGGGATATTTTGGCTAAGCGGATGCAGCCTAAAGTATCGGAAGCACAAGTCAACGCTGAAAAATTAGCAACTGAGGAAAAGAAATCCCTTTTAGAACCTTGTAAGCAAGAATTGGTAAAGGTTTCCCTCCCATTAACCGAATCGGAATCCCAAATTTGGCGCTAA
- the sppA gene encoding signal peptide peptidase SppA: MIWPFKPKFKKQIARIEITGAIAGATRKWVLDALKTVEEKRFPALLLRIDSPGGTVGDSQEIYSALKRLQEKVKIVASFGNISASGGVYIGMGAPYVIANPGTITGSIGVILRGNNLERLLDKVGVSFKTIKSGPYKDILAFDRELTEPEKNILQELIDVSYLQFVQTVAQARNLTVENVRSFADGRIFTGEQALQLGVVDRLGTEEDARRWAAELAGLDPEKTRCYNFEEKKSVVNKLLSGNNLASSRLSSGMDWLEFELSTNGLPLWLYRP; the protein is encoded by the coding sequence ATGATCTGGCCTTTTAAGCCAAAGTTTAAAAAGCAAATTGCTCGGATTGAAATTACCGGTGCGATCGCAGGCGCTACCCGGAAATGGGTATTAGACGCCCTAAAGACCGTCGAGGAAAAGCGTTTTCCAGCCCTGCTATTACGAATTGACAGTCCTGGCGGCACGGTGGGAGACTCCCAAGAAATTTACAGCGCTCTCAAGCGGTTGCAAGAAAAAGTCAAAATAGTTGCCAGTTTTGGCAATATTTCCGCATCTGGGGGCGTTTACATCGGGATGGGAGCTCCTTACGTGATCGCTAATCCAGGAACGATTACTGGCAGCATCGGCGTAATTTTACGCGGTAATAACTTAGAACGCCTGTTGGATAAAGTTGGCGTATCCTTCAAAACGATCAAATCTGGCCCGTACAAAGATATCTTGGCTTTTGACAGAGAACTCACCGAACCGGAAAAAAATATTCTGCAAGAGTTAATAGATGTAAGTTATCTACAGTTCGTCCAAACTGTAGCCCAAGCACGGAACTTGACGGTAGAAAATGTCAGGAGTTTCGCTGACGGACGCATTTTTACCGGAGAACAAGCCTTACAATTAGGTGTGGTTGACAGATTGGGTACGGAAGAAGATGCGCGGCGCTGGGCAGCAGAACTAGCCGGACTCGATCCGGAAAAAACCCGCTGCTATAACTTTGAAGAAAAGAAATCCGTTGTTAATAAATTGTTATCGGGAAATAACCTAGCGTCATCTAGACTATCATCCGGAATGGATTGGTTAGAATTCGAGCTATCTACCAATGGTCTTCCTTTGTGGCTCTATCGACCTTAA